The window GGCAATACCTCCTGGAAAATGGAAAGGAGTACAGCTTTGAAGACCTGCTCGGCATTGCGAAGGGGCAGCTGGAATTGGAAGATACCTATAGCAGGGACCTGAAAGCCCACCGCCTGGAAAAGCCAACGCCCCTTTTCATTGATACCGATATGTATGTAATGAAGGTATGGTGTGAATTCGTTTTCGGCAAATGCCACCCATTTATCCTTGAGCAGATCGTTGAACGCAAATACGACCTCTATCTCCTTTGCAATACTGACCTTCCATGGGTTGAAGATGAACTGCGGGAATACCCCGACCTGGAATCCCGTCAAAGGCTTTTCCATATGTACAAGGACATTCTTGTTAACCAGTCCACCCCCTGGGTAGAGATCGGTGGCAGGAGTGAGGAACGCCTTGCCACCGCAATTGCGGCCGTGCAGGAATATGTACTCGCCTAAAATGGGGTACTTTTACTTTTATTAGCATAACGATATGGCATACCTGAAAAACCTGCTGAATCGCTACCCGGTTCAGGCCTTCTTTATAGTATGGCTATTGGTAAACCTCATCCAGGCCGGTGGGACCGAATTGCTGGATGACGAAGCCTATTATTGGGTCTATAGCCATTACCTGGATTGGGGGTATTTTGACCACCCGCCCATGATCGCCATCCTGGTCAAGATCGGTTATGCCATCTTCCACAATGAACTGGGGGTACGCCTTTTCATGGCCTTGATGAACACGGCAACCCTCTACCTCGTCTATCGTTTACTTCCCGAAAAAGATAACAGGCTTTTCTATGCCATTGCTGGTTCCATGGCGGTATTGCAGATCGGGGGCATCCTTGCGGTTCCCGATATTCCGCTCACCTTTTTTACTGCACTGTTCTTCTGGCAATACAAAAGGTTCCTGCACAATTCCAACCTGTTCCATTCCCTTTTACTGGGACTGGTAATGGCGCTCATGCTCTATTCCAAGTACCATGGGGTGTTGATCATCCTGCTGACCCTTGCCAGTAACCCCAAACTCTTCCGCCAGTGGCAGGCCTATCTTGCAGCCTTATTCGGCGCTGCGTTGTTCCTGCCACACCTCATCTGGCAATATAACCATGGCTTCCCTTCTGTCCAGTATCACCTGATGGAGCGAAATGCCCCTGCTTACCGGTTTTCTTTTACCAGTGAATACCTGCTTGGACAGGTCCTGCTGGCCGGGCCATTGATCGGATGGCTGTTGTTATGGGCCGCAGCCAAATACAAGAGCAAGGATCCCCTGACCAGGGCCCTAAAATTTAGTATGGTCGGCTTTTACCTGTTTTTCCTCCTCAGCACCCTGAAAGGAAGGGTCGAAGCCAACTGGACCGTTCCGGCATTAGTGCCCCTTATCATTTTATCGCATAGCTACCTCTCCGGCCATCAACAAGCCGCCAGCTGGGTGTACAGGCTGCTCACGCCAACGCTAATCCTTATCCTTATAGCTCGTGTTTACCTGCTTACTGATATCAAACCGCTTACCGCCAGGTTCAAGGATGAAATGCACCACAACAGGTCATGGGCATCTTCCATCAAAGCAAGCTCTGGTGGCCTTCCGGTGATCTTCCTGAACAGTTACCAGCGACCTTCCAAATATTGGTTCTATACCGGTGATACGAGTTACTCGCTCAATACTACCATGTACCGAAGGAACAATTACAATTTCTGGCCGGTTGAAGCCACCTTACAGGGAAGGACAGTGTATGCAGTGGATTTCATTTTTGGCAGGGAAGATAACCACACCCGTATACCTACAGCTAAGGTTGAAACCTTTGGTAAGCGAATCGATTCCTTCTATGCCAACTCATCCATTCGACTACTGCCTTCCAACAGGAAGTTCCTGGTAAAGGAAGGCATCATAGAACCATTTGACCTCGACATAAAGCAAAATGACCCACAGCCATCAATGGCCCCACCTGCCCAGGCCATGGTATTTGATATCTATAAGGGCGACTCCCTGATGTCAAGGTCTGCCGTTCAACTAAAAGCCAATGGGAATAAATGGCAGGCATCACCAGAAGGTAAGATCAGCCTTCCTGCCGGAAAGTATAAGGCCAAACTGGGACTGGCTACCTGGCATCCCAAACTATACAGCCAGAACAGCCCGGCCATGGACCTGTTGGCAGAATAGGCCACCCTACTTTGTGGTGATGATGGCAAGGATATCAGGGTCATCCGACAGGTTATTCATCTGTCGCATGATCTGTCCGGAGCGGTAATTGACATAACGGCTGGCCGGCTTCACGGTAAACTTCCTGGGGTTGGGCAGGCAGGCTGCGATCTTTGAGGCCTCTGCCCGGGTGAGATCCCTGGCGGGTTTATTGAAATAATGACGGGAAGCCGCTTCGATACCAAAAACACCAGGGCCCATTTCGATCACATTCAGGTACATTTCCAGTATCCGCTGTTTTCCCCAGAGCAGCTCGATCATGAAAGTAAAATAGATCTCCAGGCCTTTCCTGATCCAACTCCTGCCCTGCCAGAGGAATACGTTCTTGGCAGTTTGCTGGCTGATGGTGCTGGCACCGCGGACCCTGTTGGGCTTCCGTTTATTGTATTCCATCGCCTTCTCAATGCTCTTCCAGTCGAACCCATTATGGTCTGCAAACAGCTGGTCTTCCGAGGCAATAACGGCGAGCTTGGCATAACGCGACATATCCTCCGCATCCACATAGTCACGCTTCAAGCCATACTGGAACCAGTTGCTGAGTTGGGTTACTGTAATGGGGGGATTGACCCACTTCAACAGGAGCAGGTACACGAACTGCGCAATGACCAGGAACAGGAAAACGCGTTTCAAAAAACGCCAGGTGCGGGGAATTAAGCCTTTTGTCTTCACGAGGATGCTGATGGTTATGCTGGCCGCAAGATAGGTATTAAATAAAATGGTCAGTTCAATGCCGGCTTACCATCTGTCATCCTAACATAAACGATCTTGTACTTCTTACCCTTCTTTTTTTTACTGTGCTCGATCCTGTTGAGCGTGAAACCAAAGCCAGCCACCCCAAGGGCTATACCCAGGGACTTTAGGTTTTCCGAATCAGTGATCGGCTCATCCAGGTAGGCCCCATTGACCACATTGAGGATGGCATAACCAAAGCCTGCGATCATAAAAATGGTTCCGTTCTTTACAAATCTCCAGCTCTCTTTCCTCGCCGGGAAGATCTTGAAGATCTCCATATAGTGCATGCTGTGGATGAAGTACCCGAAGGTATCAATGGACTGTACGCCCAATTGGGTATAATATGTTCGGATATCCCATTCCCGGATGAATACCGAATCATTCTTGATCATTTCCACATACCCTTCGATCTGCTGTCCGTTCACCCGCTGAAGGGCGATCTTGCTTCCCTTGAAATAGGTGGCAACCGTCCTGTTGTTGGGTTGTTTCAGGGAAATATAGTCGCCCATTTGTCCGCTTGCATGAAAGGCAAGGAACAAAAAGGATAGTATGGCAAGGAATCTGGTCATTTGAAATCTTGGTTCTTTTATACTTTCTCGGAAAGGAAGACCACACCCCATAACAAGGCAACCCCAAAACCCACCAGGATGAATCCGGAGATCTTATTGATGAGGGAAAGATTATGCAGGGTGAGCTTCTTCCTGAGTTTACCTGCCATCACTACTTTTAGTACATCAGCGAGGATGTTCAGCAGGATGCAGGAAGAAAAAATAATAACACGTTGTTGGAAAGTATGGGTAACGGCAAAGGCTGTTGCATTGATCAGCCAAAAGAGAATCACACTCGGATTCAGGGTGTTGATCAGGAAGCCTGAACTGAAGATCTTGGCCATATCCCTTTTGCGAAAACGCTCTGAGGGGTCCCCGTCCGCTGAAAGTTTTACCCTTTTGAGGAAAATGTAGAACAAGCCCATCGCTATGAGGAACCCGCTTCCCACATAACCGATCATTTTCTTGTAGGCCAACAAAGCCTTTACCCATTCTGAGAACGCATTGCTCAGGACCACCAGGACAATATCACTAACCCAAACACCTGCAACAAAACTCAGCCCTCCCTCCTTTCCATTGTTCAGGCTCTGTTTGATGATGGTGAATATAACAGGCCCCACCGATAAGGCGAGTATGCAACCCAATGCCAATCCTTTCAATAATGCTTCTGTCATATTTCCAGGGCATAAAAATAATCCATCCATTCCAAGGTGGGGAATAATTTGGTATCCCGATGCCAAATCCCAAATTCATTACCTTCGCTCACGCGGATGAATGGCATTGGAATTATTGGTCATGGCATTCGCTAAAACAAAGTGCATATGAAATTCCGGAACTTTAAAATGGTCGGCTATGTGGTCTTTGGTCGCGGTAGCTTTGACCAACTTGATGAAATACTGGCTCCTAATCGTAAGGGTGATGCCCCGATGATCTTCCTGGTTGACCATTTCTTTGAAGGAAAAGAACTGGTGAACCGTATTCCCCTTCGTGGCAGGGACAAGGTCATTTACGCAGATGTGACCTATGAACCCAAGACCAGCCAGGTTGATAAACTGGCTGATCAGTTGAAGCAGGAGTTCGGCACCATTAGCGGGATCGTTGGTATTGGTGGTGGTAGCACCATGGACTTGGCCAAGGCTGTTTCCCTGATGATGAACAACCCCGGCTCTTCAGCCGATTACCAGGGATGGGACCTGGTGAAGTATCCGGGCGTATATAAAGCGGGTATCCCAACCCTCAGCGGTACCGGCGCTGAAGTAAGCCGTACCTGTGTATTGACCGGACCTACCAGGAAACTGGGAATGAATTCCGACTTCACGCCATTCGACCAGATCGTCCTTGACCCCGCGCTCACTACCAATGCCCCCAGGAACCAGCGTTTCTATACGGGCATGGACTGCTATATCCACTGTATTGAAAGCCTGGAAGGCACCTTCCTTAATGAATTCAGCAAAAGCTATGGCGAGAAGGCCCTCCAGCTTTGCCAGGAAGTATTCCTGGGAGATGGCGAATGGACCGATGCCCACGATGACAAACTGATGATGGCATCTTATGCCGGAGGTATGAGTATTGCCTACAGCCAGGTGGGTGTAGCCCATGCCGTTAGCTATGGATTAAGCTACCTGTTGGGTACCAAGCATGGCATTGGCAACTGTATTGTGATGAACCACCTGGAAGAATACTACCCGGCCGGCGTTGCTGAGTTCAAGCGTATGGTGGAGAAGAACCAGATAGATATCCCTGTTGGCATCTGTAAAGGCCTTACTGATGAGCAGTTTGACACCATGATCAATGTTTCCCTGGGTATGAAGCCCTTATGGGAAAATGCCCTCGGTAAGGATTGGGAAAAGATCATGACCAGGGAAAAACTCAGGGCACTCTACGAAAGATTATAAGCTCCCCCTACTGGTGGGCAAGGGTAAGTGGTGAACACCATTTACCCTTTTTTATTAGGACCAGATAGTACATTGCCCTGGTCAGGTGGCCAACTCTTTTCTCCCATCCATGAATTAGTTAGCTTAGGGTAGAATTTTTAACGGCTGCATTATCATGACTACTCCCAAATACCTCAAATACCTTGGCCTTAATACCTTGTTCGGCACCAGCCGTACCAAGGAGATCCTGCACATGAATCCTACGGTTATCCCACACCGTGAGGAAGCCAAGGTGGTCAGGTCCTATGTGTATGACTATGATACCACACATATAGAAGAACATGAATTTGATAATGTGACCGACTGTTTTTCCTTCAGGCATAGCAACCGCATCAGTTGGATCAATATTGACGGTATCCGCAAGGTAGATGTTGAAGCAGTATGTGCCCATTATGGGGTCCATTCGTTATTGATCGAGGATATCCTCAGCATCAACCAGCGCCCCAAGATGGATGAAGTGGAGGGGGTACTTTTCTGCCTCTTGAACATGTTGTACTTCAATGAAAAATCAGGAACGGTTGAACAGGAACAGATCAGCATAGTATTGGGTAAGGATTTTGTGATCAGCTTCCAGGAAGATGCTTCCCGCGATGTATTCAACCCCCTAAGGGATAAACTGAGGGTATCGTCTTCAAAGATCCGCCAACGTACTGCTGACTACCTCTGTTATTCTATGCTCGACCTGATCGTTGACAACTATTTCCTGGTAATGGAAAAACTAGGGGAACGGATCGAAGAACTGGAGGAACAGGTAATTAGGGGCAGCAACAGCAGGGCACTGGCCAGGATCAGTTCCCTGAGGAAAGAACTCATTGTCCTGAAACGCAATATTGCGCCCGTTCGTGACCTGCTCAGCGGCATCATCAGGAGTGAAAGTGACCTGCTGGACGATCGCACAACCAAATATTTCAAGGATGTGTATGACCATATTATGCAAGCCTACGACCTGAGCGAGAACTACCGCGATATCATGGTGAACATGCAGGATGTATACATCAACAACGTCAACCTTCGTATGAATGAAGTGATGAAGGTAATGGCCATCGTGACCTGCTTACTGGCACCAGCAACGGTAATTGGGGGGATTTTCGGGATGAACTTTGACAAGATCCCCTACCTGCACAATGATTACGGGTTCTATATTGCTGTCACGCTGATGCTGATCATCCCCATCTGGATGTTATGGGTATTCAGGAAAAGGGGATGGTTCTAAGGGATCAATTGCGTCAGATGCTGCCGGTCTTCAGGAACTTCTGCCAGTCTTCCAGCATCTTTCCTTTCAATACCCTGGGGAATTTATGCTGCCCCCCAACCTTTCCCTTCAACCGCATGAAATCCATGAATTGCGCTTCCGGTAAAACATCCAGGTAAACTTCCTTTAAAGCACTCCTTCGCTCTACGGCATAATCATCATTGAGCACCTTAAGGTGATCATCGATCTTTTGTTTCAGGAGCTCCGCGTCAACATGATCATCGGACGCCACATACCAATGATGGGCGAAGAAGGTCCCGTGCGGAACACCGGCAACCGTAAATTCCGGTATGGATACATTCAGCTCTTCCGAAGCGATTTGCAATGCCCTGTTCATATTGTCAACACTCAGGTGCTCGCCTACCAGGCTGAGGAAGTGCTTGGTCCTGCCGGTAATGATGATCTCATTCCTTTCCAGGTCTACAAAACGAACCGTGTCTCCGATCAGGTAACGCCAGGCACCTGCCGAAGTACTGATCAGGATGGCATAATCCTTTCCCATTTCCACCTCATGGATCATGTAGGATTTGGGATTGGCCACCATATGCCCTTCCGAATCGAAATTTTCATCATCAAAGGGTACAAACTCAAAGAAGATATGGTCATTGATGGAGAGATGCATGCCTTTGGCATATTGCCTGTCCTGGTAGGCAAGGAATCCCTCCGACGCCAGGTAGGTTTCAATATAGGTCAATGGTTTGGCCAATAATTTCTCGAAACCCTTCTTATAGGGTTCAAAAGAAACACCCCCGTGAACAAAGAAGGAAAGGTTGGGCCAGATATCGTGGATGGTGTTCAGGTTATAGCGCTCGATGATCTTTTCCATGCACATCTGTATCCAGGCCGGAACCCCAACCACAAAACTGATGTCCCAACGAGGCGCCTGCTCAACGATCTCATCTATCTTATCGTTCCAGTCCGTCATCTTAGCGATCTTCTTGCCCGGCTTATAAAAAGGAGTGAACCAGAAAGGTACCTTCTTGGCCGTGATCCCGCTGAGGTCGCCGGCATAATAACCCTGGCCTTTTTGCAACTGGGTACTTCCCCCCAGCATCAGCCAGCCTTTTCCTAAAGAACTGTAGGAAATGCCTTCGTAGCTCCTCAGGGAAAACAATTGTTTGACCATTACCAGCCGGTTACCCTTCAACAGGTCTTCAGTAATGGGGATATACTTGCTGGAAGATTCAGAAGTTCCTGATGACAAGGCATAATACTTGATCTTTCCAGGCCAGCAGACATCTGTTTTCCCTTCCAGGGTCTTATGCCACCAGGCCTTGTAAATGCCATTATAGTCGTGGGTGGGCACCAATTGCTGGAACTTCTTTCCAGGGTGCTTGCTCATCAGTATCTCATCAAAACGGTAGTGCTGCCCGAATTCGGTAAACCTTGCCTTCTTCAATAATTTTTTGAGGACCTTTAGCTGCTGTCGGCGTGGGGAGCTCTCCGGCAACCTTAGGGCTTTGGCAATCGTTTTGGGTAAATGAATATCAATCAGCGCCATTGATGCAATACAAGCTTTGGGTGAAATCCAAAATTAGTCATTCGCCTCCCAAAAATGCAATAAGTGGTAAATAGTTTCCTATTTTAACAACCATACCCGGCCATTCTCGTCACTGCTGTCACTGCCTATTACAGAAGCCGCGCCCTGGTAGTAAAAACGATAGCTATTGGCGGGGCCATGTTCTTCCATTATCCCCATTGCCTGTCTCAGGGTAAACTGTTCCCCCAGGCAAAGCACCAATACCGATCCCTTTCCTATCGGTCCGGAATGCCCGGTTACCATTTCAGGTTGGGGAAAGGAAAATTTCCCCTCCGGGCTTTCCGGTATGGCAAACTCACTTTGCATTAAGGATGCAATAGTTTCCGGGTCACCCATAAGTTTCCAGTTCTCCTTACCTATAGGCTTGGGCGCTTTTTTCAGGCCATTCCTGATCGCAGACAATGAACCACTGAGCAGGATACCACCCCGCATCAGCAGTTTCCAGGCAGCGGAGCCTCCCCTGAAGTGTTTGTCCACAAAAATGATCATGGCTTCATAGAACCTCCTGACATATTGTTGGTCCTTGCGGGTGCTTTCCCCTTTAAAATGGATAAGCGAAGGCTCAGAAAGGTAATAATTGGAAAAGCCGGCCTCACTGATCCGGTAGCTCAGGTCGATATCTTCCCCGTACATGAAGAAGGCTTCATCGAATCCACCTACCTGTTGGTAAACCACGGCCGGTATCATCATACAGGCCCCTGCAAGGATCTCCACCACATGGTCTTCTGCGGGCGAAAGATGTCCCAGGTAATATTTAGCAATCTTTCGATGCCGGGGAAACAACCTGATGAAGCCACTCATCTTGAAAAATGAGGTCATGCCATCCGGGAACCCCCTTTTTGATTCGGGCAGGAATGCACCGGAACCATCGATCATCCGGAAACCAGTGGCGCCATTGATCCTGTGGGTTCCCTGTTTCTCCAGGAATTGTTTGAAAAAAGTTTCGGGAATAAGGGTGTCAGGGTTCAATATCAGTAAATACTGTCCCCTCGCCTTTTCCATGGCCAGGTTATTGGCCTTGCCGAATCCAAGGTTTTCCTTTAGCCAAATGAACTGAACGGTAGGGAACTGTTTCGGTAACAATGCAGCGCTTGCATCGGTTGAGGCATTATCCACTACGATCACCTCTGCGTCCATTCCCTCCAGTGCTTTCCATACGGATCTCAGGCAATGCTCCAGGAAATGGCAAACATTATAATTGACAATGATAACCGAAAACAACATGGCACCAAATCTAGGCATGAAAATCCGTAAAAAGGATGAACCACCTGGCGGATGACCAAGTGGTTGAAGCTTAAACTGTACTTTTGCAACATGTTACAGGAAACCCTAATCAAAGCAACCAGGGCCGGGGCTGCTGTTCTACAGCAGTTTTTCAACAACAAGGACCTGGCGATTTCCAACAAGGAAGGTGTCAATAACCTTGTTACAGAAGCGGACCACGCTTCAGAGAAAGTGATCTTCGAAGTGATCCGCGAAGCATTCCCGGATCATTACATCCTGAGTGAAGAAAGCGGTGAGATCATCCAGGACTCCACTTACAAGTGGATCATTGACCCCATCGATGGCACAGTGAACTTTGCCAATGGTATCCCCATCTGTTGTGTGAGCATAGGCATTGAGAAAGATGGCAAGATGATCCATGGTGCCGTATACAACCCCTTCATCGGAGAGTTCTTCCTGGCGGAAAAGGGCAAGGGCGCTACCCTGAATGGTGATCCCATCTGGGTGAGTGAAAAATCCGATGTGGCCAGCTCTTGCCTGGTGACCGGTTTCCCATATACCTACCTGGATATGCCAAACGGACCCCTTGAATGTTTTGAAAGGTTTATCCGCAAAGGTATCCCGGTTCGTCGCCTGGGTTCTGCAGCCATCGATCTTTGTTGGGTAGCAGCAGGCCGCTTCGATGGTTTCTATGAACACAAACTTCAGGCATGGGACAGTGCAGCAGGTTTCCTGATGGTGGAAGAGGCAGGTGGAAAAGTTACAGATTTCAAGGGCAACTACTATTCGCCCTATCAGCCCCACCTCCTGGCCACTAATGGCAAGATCCATGATGAAATGCTGCAGTGGCTCTCAGGTGAGCTGCCCGTAAAGTGATGCTTCACTTTGGGTAATGATTTTTTTACTTAGAATTCAAGAGATATGAGCGAATCCCGTACAGAGATATCCAGTCTTGGTGAATTTGGCCTGATCGACCACCTTACCAGGAACATCGAATTTCATAACTCCTCTTCCGTTATTGGGGTTGGTGATGATGCCGCCGTGATCGATCATTATGGCAAACAGACCGTGATCACAACAGATATGATGGTGGAAGGCATTCACTTCGACCTCATGTATACCCCGCTGAAACACCTGGGCTACAAATCCGTGGTGGTGAACCTCAGCGATATCTATGCCATGAATGCGACGCCTACTCAGGTGGTCATCAGCCTGGCCATCAGCAACAAGTTCAGCGTGGAAGCCATGGATGATTTCTACGAAGGGGTCTATGCCGCATGTGAACAATATGGGGTTGACCTGGTAGGTGGTGACACCTGTTCTTCCAGGTTGGGCTTTGTCATTAATGTTACGGCCATTGGCGAGGTTGCCCCGAACCAGTTTGTTCAGCGCAGTACGGCCAGGAAGGGCGACCTGCTTTGTGTGAGTGGATTCCTTGGCGGTGCCTTCCTTGGATTAACCCTATTGGAAAGGGAAAAGAAGATCTTCCTCGAAAACCCACAGATCCAGCCAGACCTGGAAAACGAAAAATATATTGTCGGCAAACTGCTGAAGCCGGAAGCGCGAAAAGATATCATCGCCTTCCTGGCAGAACAATCCATTACCCCGACTGCCATGATGGACGTAAGTGATGGACTCAGTTCTGATATCCTGCACATTTGTACCAGGAGCAACCTGGGTTGTGTGTTGTATGAAGAAAAGATCCCCATCCATGAGGACGCGAGGACGGCAGCCTTCAAATTCGGTCTTGACCCAACAGCTTGTGCATTAAGCGGCGGTGAAGACTATGAATTACTCTTTACCATCAGGCAGGAAGATTATGAGAAGGTCATCCTGAGCGAAGAGATCATTGTGATTGGTTACATGACAGAAGCTGAAGAGGGAAGCCATATCCTTACAAAAGGGGGAAACAAGTTCAAATTGACAGCCCAGGGATGGAATGCATTTAAAGAACAGTAGGCATTATCTTTAGGCCATGCCGATCACCAAGCATTCCTTATCCGCCATCCTGGTAATCCTTGCATTCGTACTGCTGGCTTCCTGCAGCAGTACCAGGTCTGCTTTTGATCCCGGTAGGAAATACGCACCGGAAAAACTGAAGAAGGACTATGCCCTCTTCCGGAATATACTGGAAGAATCCCACCCCGGACTGTATTGGTATACCCCCAAGGACAGCATGGATGTTTATTTTGACCAGGGTTATGCTTTATTGAAGGATTCCATGACAGAGCCGGCCTTCCGTTCCGTACTCAGCTATGTATTGGCCAAGGTAAGGTGTGGTCATACCAGTACACGCTATTCCCGTCAATATACCCGCTGGCTGGATACGGCAAGGCTTCCTTCCTTTCCGATCTCGATCAAAGAGCTGGAACAGGACACGGTACTGCTTAACAATACCCTGCAGCGAAGCAATATCACCCTCAAGAGGGGAACAAGGTTGACCAGGCTGAATGGGGAACCCTTACCACAGCTATTGGATACGCTCAAATCATATATCCCCAACGATGGTTACAATGAATCCTACCTCAGGCAGGCATTGAGTAACCGCGGGGCATTGGGAGGCTGGTTGAGGTTGGTGAAGGGCTGGCAAAAGGAATACTCCCTGGGTTATATTGACAGCCTTGGCATGGAACAAGAAACCAGGTTCCGGCTGGTAGAGCCTCCAAAGCCGGCAGATACCACTAAAAAACCAGCAATAGAAGTATTGAGAAAACCTTTCCGGAAAAAGGAAGTAAAGGAAGAAAGGCTTTTGAGTGCAAGGAATATCCAGTTCGATACGGCTTTGTCCACCGCCTACATGACGGTCAATACCTTTAATAATGGCTACAGCTTACCTGCCTTCTTCAAAGAGAGTTTCCATGCTCTCAGGAAATTGGGTATCCGGCACCTGGTCATCGACCTCCGTAGCAATGGCGGGGGAAATGTGTCGAACTCCAATATCCTCACGCGCTATATCCTGGATAAACCCTTCAAGGTTGCTGACTCCCTGTATGCCGTGAGTAAGCGAAGTAAGTACGGTGACTATGTACAGTACAATAGCATTACCGGGATCTTTTTC is drawn from Flavihumibacter rivuli and contains these coding sequences:
- a CDS encoding AAA family ATPase; the protein is MLKKVVIIGPESTGKSTLCSQLATHFNSQWCPEYARQYLLENGKEYSFEDLLGIAKGQLELEDTYSRDLKAHRLEKPTPLFIDTDMYVMKVWCEFVFGKCHPFILEQIVERKYDLYLLCNTDLPWVEDELREYPDLESRQRLFHMYKDILVNQSTPWVEIGGRSEERLATAIAAVQEYVLA
- a CDS encoding ArnT family glycosyltransferase, coding for MAYLKNLLNRYPVQAFFIVWLLVNLIQAGGTELLDDEAYYWVYSHYLDWGYFDHPPMIAILVKIGYAIFHNELGVRLFMALMNTATLYLVYRLLPEKDNRLFYAIAGSMAVLQIGGILAVPDIPLTFFTALFFWQYKRFLHNSNLFHSLLLGLVMALMLYSKYHGVLIILLTLASNPKLFRQWQAYLAALFGAALFLPHLIWQYNHGFPSVQYHLMERNAPAYRFSFTSEYLLGQVLLAGPLIGWLLLWAAAKYKSKDPLTRALKFSMVGFYLFFLLSTLKGRVEANWTVPALVPLIILSHSYLSGHQQAASWVYRLLTPTLILILIARVYLLTDIKPLTARFKDEMHHNRSWASSIKASSGGLPVIFLNSYQRPSKYWFYTGDTSYSLNTTMYRRNNYNFWPVEATLQGRTVYAVDFIFGREDNHTRIPTAKVETFGKRIDSFYANSSIRLLPSNRKFLVKEGIIEPFDLDIKQNDPQPSMAPPAQAMVFDIYKGDSLMSRSAVQLKANGNKWQASPEGKISLPAGKYKAKLGLATWHPKLYSQNSPAMDLLAE
- the mtgA gene encoding monofunctional biosynthetic peptidoglycan transglycosylase — encoded protein: MKRVFLFLVIAQFVYLLLLKWVNPPITVTQLSNWFQYGLKRDYVDAEDMSRYAKLAVIASEDQLFADHNGFDWKSIEKAMEYNKRKPNRVRGASTISQQTAKNVFLWQGRSWIRKGLEIYFTFMIELLWGKQRILEMYLNVIEMGPGVFGIEAASRHYFNKPARDLTRAEASKIAACLPNPRKFTVKPASRYVNYRSGQIMRQMNNLSDDPDILAIITTK
- a CDS encoding LysE family translocator — protein: MTEALLKGLALGCILALSVGPVIFTIIKQSLNNGKEGGLSFVAGVWVSDIVLVVLSNAFSEWVKALLAYKKMIGYVGSGFLIAMGLFYIFLKRVKLSADGDPSERFRKRDMAKIFSSGFLINTLNPSVILFWLINATAFAVTHTFQQRVIIFSSCILLNILADVLKVVMAGKLRKKLTLHNLSLINKISGFILVGFGVALLWGVVFLSEKV
- a CDS encoding iron-containing alcohol dehydrogenase family protein, whose amino-acid sequence is MKFRNFKMVGYVVFGRGSFDQLDEILAPNRKGDAPMIFLVDHFFEGKELVNRIPLRGRDKVIYADVTYEPKTSQVDKLADQLKQEFGTISGIVGIGGGSTMDLAKAVSLMMNNPGSSADYQGWDLVKYPGVYKAGIPTLSGTGAEVSRTCVLTGPTRKLGMNSDFTPFDQIVLDPALTTNAPRNQRFYTGMDCYIHCIESLEGTFLNEFSKSYGEKALQLCQEVFLGDGEWTDAHDDKLMMASYAGGMSIAYSQVGVAHAVSYGLSYLLGTKHGIGNCIVMNHLEEYYPAGVAEFKRMVEKNQIDIPVGICKGLTDEQFDTMINVSLGMKPLWENALGKDWEKIMTREKLRALYERL
- the corA gene encoding magnesium/cobalt transporter CorA, coding for MTTPKYLKYLGLNTLFGTSRTKEILHMNPTVIPHREEAKVVRSYVYDYDTTHIEEHEFDNVTDCFSFRHSNRISWINIDGIRKVDVEAVCAHYGVHSLLIEDILSINQRPKMDEVEGVLFCLLNMLYFNEKSGTVEQEQISIVLGKDFVISFQEDASRDVFNPLRDKLRVSSSKIRQRTADYLCYSMLDLIVDNYFLVMEKLGERIEELEEQVIRGSNSRALARISSLRKELIVLKRNIAPVRDLLSGIIRSESDLLDDRTTKYFKDVYDHIMQAYDLSENYRDIMVNMQDVYINNVNLRMNEVMKVMAIVTCLLAPATVIGGIFGMNFDKIPYLHNDYGFYIAVTLMLIIPIWMLWVFRKRGWF
- a CDS encoding GH3 family domain-containing protein, which produces MALIDIHLPKTIAKALRLPESSPRRQQLKVLKKLLKKARFTEFGQHYRFDEILMSKHPGKKFQQLVPTHDYNGIYKAWWHKTLEGKTDVCWPGKIKYYALSSGTSESSSKYIPITEDLLKGNRLVMVKQLFSLRSYEGISYSSLGKGWLMLGGSTQLQKGQGYYAGDLSGITAKKVPFWFTPFYKPGKKIAKMTDWNDKIDEIVEQAPRWDISFVVGVPAWIQMCMEKIIERYNLNTIHDIWPNLSFFVHGGVSFEPYKKGFEKLLAKPLTYIETYLASEGFLAYQDRQYAKGMHLSINDHIFFEFVPFDDENFDSEGHMVANPKSYMIHEVEMGKDYAILISTSAGAWRYLIGDTVRFVDLERNEIIITGRTKHFLSLVGEHLSVDNMNRALQIASEELNVSIPEFTVAGVPHGTFFAHHWYVASDDHVDAELLKQKIDDHLKVLNDDYAVERRSALKEVYLDVLPEAQFMDFMRLKGKVGGQHKFPRVLKGKMLEDWQKFLKTGSI
- a CDS encoding glycosyltransferase family 2 protein; this translates as MPRFGAMLFSVIIVNYNVCHFLEHCLRSVWKALEGMDAEVIVVDNASTDASAALLPKQFPTVQFIWLKENLGFGKANNLAMEKARGQYLLILNPDTLIPETFFKQFLEKQGTHRINGATGFRMIDGSGAFLPESKRGFPDGMTSFFKMSGFIRLFPRHRKIAKYYLGHLSPAEDHVVEILAGACMMIPAVVYQQVGGFDEAFFMYGEDIDLSYRISEAGFSNYYLSEPSLIHFKGESTRKDQQYVRRFYEAMIIFVDKHFRGGSAAWKLLMRGGILLSGSLSAIRNGLKKAPKPIGKENWKLMGDPETIASLMQSEFAIPESPEGKFSFPQPEMVTGHSGPIGKGSVLVLCLGEQFTLRQAMGIMEEHGPANSYRFYYQGAASVIGSDSSDENGRVWLLK